A part of Aegilops tauschii subsp. strangulata cultivar AL8/78 chromosome 2, Aet v6.0, whole genome shotgun sequence genomic DNA contains:
- the LOC109775332 gene encoding dehydration-responsive element-binding protein 1E, translating into MERAHCGSGHSSSGTKSPAAGGREEGSYMTVSSAPPKRRAGRTKVRETRHPVYKGVRSRNPGRWVCEVREPHGKQRLWLGTFDTAVMAARAHDVAAVALRGRAACLNFADSPRALRVPPQGAGHDEIRRAAVEAAELFRPAPGQRNAAAEAAAAPPVDAGNAELAANSPCYYMDGLEFEMQGYLDMAHGMLIEPPPMAGPSTWIEEEYDCEVSLWNY; encoded by the coding sequence ATGGAGCGGGCGCACTGCGGCAGCGGCCACTCGTCGTCGGGGACGAAGTCTCCGGCGGCCGGCGGCCGGGAGGAGGGCTCGTACATGACGGTGTCGTCGGCGCCGCCCAAGCGGCGGGCGGGGAGGACCAAGGTCAGGGAGACGAGGCACCCGGTGTACAAGGGGGTGCGCAGCAGGAACCCCGGCCGGTGGGTCTGCGAGGTGCGCGAGCCGCACGGGAAGCAGAGGCTATGGCTCGGCACCTTCGACACCGCCGTGATGGCGGCTCGCGCGCACGACGTCGCCGCCGTCGCGCTCCGCGGCCGCGCCGCGTGCCTCAACTTCGCGGACTCGCCGCGCGCGCTCCGGGTGCCGCCGCAGGGGGCCGGCCACGACGAGATACGCCGGGCCGCGGTCGAGGCGGCCGAGCTGTTCCGCCCGGCGCCTGGGCAGCGCAATGCAGCTGCCGAGGCGGCGGCTGCTCCGCCGGTAGACGCGGGGAACGCGGAGCTCGCCGCAAACTCTCCTTGCTACTACATGGACGGACTGGAATTCGAAATGCAGGGCTATCTTGACATGGCGCACGGCATGCTCATCGAGCCACCACCGATGGCCGGGCCGTCGACGTGGATCGAGGAGGAGTACGACTGCGAGGTCAGCCTGTGGAACTACTGA